CCGGCGCAGTCAGGCGGTAGAGCCGGTGGATTTCCGACCACGACAGATATTTGGTGTAGCGTCCGCACATGGCTCTGCCCCAGTTGCGCAGGAGTTCAGGCACGCTGAGCGGGCCAAGGTCGGAATTCTCCTATACTCGTGGCTGCGGCGCCAGACGCCGCGTATCTTGGCGGCGGTGACCGATTGATTGCCTTCGCCAGTACCCTTGCGGAAGGCTCTGGGCGACCGCAGAGTTCCCCTTGGTGTGCGCTGTGGAGCCAAAAAGGGCAAAGTCGACAACGATCATGCAATGTCCCCTCTCACTGCGGACTTAGCAAAGGCTCTCGCAAGGAATGCCGTCCTTGTCGCGGTCGAGCTTGCCGCCCCAAGAGCAGTTGGCCAAATACCAGTTCGCCTCGTTGCATGAGCTGATCTGGAGACAGGTTCGCCGTGGCTGACAAGAATAGCTCTGCGCCACCTGCCCATTACGGATGATGCCGAGTGGTTGTTTTGCTGACGGCCTGGTGGTGCCGTTCGCATGCTCTGCGCGCCAATCCCATGGCGCCTGAAACGCTCCAGCCCACAGACCGACCTTCGCCGCCTGGGCCTTCGCCTGCTGTCTTGCGTAGGCTCCGTGGCTGTAGCGCGGCCAATCTAGTGCCAAGCCCCGCTCGACAAGCCAGCTCTGGACGTTGCGACCGTCGGCGCGATCGCAATCCCCAACAAGCCGGCCGTACCGGTCTCGGTTAACAAAGCTGCAATGCAACGGACGCGATGCAGCCAGGAACTCCTCCAAGGCTTGAGCAGCATGGCGCCCGCAGGCGTATTCGAAGCCCTCAGCGTCGTCGCAATATTGCTTACTCTCGGGCGCATCGATGCCGTTGAAGCGGATGCGCTGTCCGTGGATCTCGATCGTGTCGCCGTCGATCACAGACGCGACACCGGCGATCGGCGCCGGCTTCGAGCCGAACCAATTCGATGCATTGATCTCTGGCAAACTTTCGCTGTGCTGGATGGCGGTTTGCGCGACCAGAGCGCCAGCCGCTACCGCAGTCACCAAAATCAGGCGCCGCGGCACATTCGCCCATCGGTGCGCACGGCTATGCTTGGCACCGGTTCGCTTTCGCCAGCGATCAGATCGATTGTCGTATCGGTATTTGTCCACGCCCTCATCCCCGCAGAGAGGATGCGACTGTTTCAACGAAGAGTCCAGAAGACGAGGCGCGCGGAATGCTAGCCCGGAAGCCGATGCGTGCCGACCCCCTCGACTTCGATCTCTGTTAAGGGGGTTCGATGACCTGTTGGGGTGCATTCGGCTGTCGGGCCTGACCGGCGCGCTCCCGAAGGTGCGTTCACGCGGGAAAACCGGCCTTTCTGAAGCCTGACGTGAAAAGCTCGAGGTCGACTTGGTGGGCGAACGGGAGACGTGAAATCAGCCGGATAGTCAGGTCGTGTTTCCTCATCAGTGCTTCCTGAACTTCAGCACGCGCCTTCTGCGTCTCGCCCAAATGAGCGTACGCCGCTGCGAGAAACGCATGAATGAAGAATTGGTCGCCGGCCTTCTGATACGAACCGACGGCCTCCGAGTACCTTCTTAGCAGGAAGAGGGAGCTGCCCTTCACCTCCCAGAACCATATTGGAGGTAACGGGTCGCGCAGCAGCGCAGATTCAAGCACGTTCAGCGCGCTCTCGGCCCGGCCGCCGTAGTTGAGCCAGCTTGCGTAGTCCCCCGCTATGTTCACGTCCAACGGGTTTAATGAGCGCGCTTGCTCGAAATGCACTCCCGCGTCGCTGTGCTGGCGCATGTGCGTAAGCACCAGGCCCATGCTCTGGTGACACACGCCATCGCTCCTGTCGAGAGCGAGCGCCGTTCGTGCCGAGTCCCAGGCGTTCTGTAGCGTCCGCGGATCGTTGTCGTACCAAAATCTGCCGACGAGCGCCTGCGCGAGGAAGGCGTGGCCTTGAGCGAACGTCGCATCGAGCTCGACACACCGGACGAATAGGGGCTCGGCCATGTCCAGTTCATACCGGTAGAACTGTGCGCGCCCCTGCAGGTAGCAGTCGTATGCATCCCAATCGGCCGGAGGCTTGCGTCTGGTCCTGCTCGTCGAATCGGCCTCCGCTTGGCCTTCGACCATCGAGGCGATGAGAGCCGCAACCTCGTCTTGCAATGCGAAGATGTCGTCGAGGGCCCTGTCGTACCGTTGGGCCCACAGGTGGGTACCGGTGGTAGCGTCAATCAACTGTGTGGTGATCCGAATGCGATCACCGAGCTTTCGTATGCTGCCTTCGACGAGGTAGCGAACTCCGAGTTTGCGATGGACTTCGGCAATGTCCAATGCCGGATAGCGAAACTGAAAAGATGAATTCCGCGCGATGACAAGGAGGGAGCGGAACCTGGCCAGCTCCGTAATTATGTCCTCGGTTATGCCATCGCTGAGATACTGCTGGTCCTGATCGCCGCTCAAATTGGCAAAAGGCAGGACCGCAATCGACGGCTTGCCGGACCCTGGTATCGGTCTGCGGGATGCGCTCGCCACCGGCTCGACAGTCCCGGTGAAGCGGTAGCCGACGCGAGGCACCGTGGCGATCCACTCGCCGCCGTTGTCAGCCGGACCGAGTGCCTTTCTCAGTGTCGCTATTTGGACCGTAAGGTTGCCTTCCTCAACGGAGGTTCCCGGCCAGGCAGCGTCCATCAGTTCGGCCTTGGTCAGGATCTCGCCGGGCCGGGCCGTAAGCGCAGCAAGCAGCGTCAGCCCACGATGCCCAACAACGATCGGGATCTGCTCTTTCAGGAGCGTCCCGATGTCGGGATCGAGTACGAACGGACCAAAAGCGATGCGTGTCCCCTGCATCTGGGCATATTAGACGTTCCGGCGGTTTTCGGAACAGTGTCGGCACCGCTTTAATCCCCGGGCCGCTTTCGAGGCCTATGCCCAGAACGCGGCCACCTGTCCATCGATCAGAAGATAGCGATCGGGGCGCTGGCCGCTGCGCGCGAATGTCCGGAGTGGCTGACCCGACTGCGCATTGGCCTGCGCCGCTGATCAGAGATGGCGAACCGCAGAACTGACCGGAGCAAGGCTGGCGCTAAAGCATTGATATTGTGGGGACGCGGTTTCCGGTATCCGTTCTCAAGATCGCTGATCACGATTTCGCTAAGATTGGCCTTGGCGGCAAGTCGCACACGCGACCAGTTCAGTAGGGCTCGTGCTGCTTTAGATTGATTTGCGGAGGGTACGGTTCGGCTGTCCATAGACAGTCGAACATTCAGTATCGCTAAAATGTTTCTCTTGACCTTCTGCGATTTCTCTAAAGGCGTGAGGCCTGCCTCTCGGATAACGCGGCGGGGTTTTCCAATAATTTTGCGGAACGCTGATCTGCACGCCGCAACGTCTTCTTTTTCGGCTTGGTCTTCTCACCAGATCTGGCCTTTTCGCTATCAGGTAGTCAGCCTTGTTCGTCCGATAGTCTTCTTTGTGGATGGACATTGCTAAGACCCCGATTGGAGATCAACGCGGCTGGAAGCCGACACGTTCCCGAAATCGCTTGTTCAAGGCCGAGCCGAACGGTCCACGGATGCGGAAAACGCGGAAAAGGCGCGGTTCGTGACGGCCCTTTATTTGAACAAGCTCAACTGTCGTATCCTACGAGTCTTGCCGACCATACCAGTCGTCGACGTCTCGCCGCACTCGATCCTTCTCAATGCCGTAGCGTTCCTGGATCGTACCTTCGAGCTGATCGCGGTTGCCGGCTATGCGGTCGAGATCATCATCAGTGAGCTTGCCCCATTGCTCTTTGACCTTACCTTTGAATTGCTTCCAATTTCCTTCGACGCGGTTCCAGTCCATGATGGCGATCTCCTTTCGTTGTCCTTTCGAATAACGGTCGTAGTGGCCGTCAGGTTCCGCTGCAGGTAAGCGCGCTTGCTGGTGATTTAGCAATGGAACCTAATGCCAGTCGCCCGCTTGTGTGCGCCGGCCCTTTCCGTTTTGGGAACACAGTGGGCCTTTTGCCGTTTGGTGCAATGGAACAGCTTCGCAGCCAGATGCAGGTATTGGCCGATCCGGGACTGTGGGTCGCCTTGGCGGCAGTGCTGATCCCTTATGGGATTGGTGTCGCACTGCTTCTCTGGGTAGCCGGTTGACGGACCTGCCGGCCGAAAGCTTTTGCGCATGGCAAAACAGCTGGTCGTCACGGGGTGTCTAGGACTTGATGCTTGGGGAAGGCGGTTTCATCATCACGCGCAATTGCATCTGGTCGATTGTTGCGACGATGGCAGCCGCCAGTGCCTCCGCCTCGTCCATGAGCCCCGGCCCATAGAGGCCATTCACCATCTCTTCGCTTGGCAGCACGCCGGGCGGGCAGTGGTCCTCGATTGTGCGCCGGATGAGCGTCAACGCTGCCCGGCATTCGGCGGCTTCGATCTTCATAACTCTTCAAACATGCAATTCGTCTAAAATGTTCCGGAACCGATTTCGGGGTCGCGGCTTGAATCGCCGGGTGTGGGTCAGTGCATGCGTTTGAAGTTCATCGAGCCGTTGATGCCGACCTTGGTGGAGAAGCCTCCCGAGGGCGATGGATGGACTCACGAGGTGAAGTTCGACGGCTACCGTTCCCAGATGATCATCGAAGAGGACGGCACGCGGATCTACACCCGACGTGGCCTCGACTGGACAACCAAATACCGCGACATAGTGGCCGCAAGCGCAGAGCTCGGAGCCGAGAGCGCAATCATAGACGGTGAGATCGTCGTGTTGAACGATGCCGGCCTTTCCGACTTCGCCGCGCTGCGCAAGGCGATCACACGCCGGCAGCACGACCTCTATTTCGTCGCCTTCGATCTCCTCCACCTCAACGGCCACGATTTGCGGGACATGGGCCTGCAGGAACGGCGTGAAATCCTCGAGAGCATGATCCCCGCCAACATTCGTATCCAATTCAGCCAGCCGCTGCCCGGAGACGCTAAAGCCATATTCCACTTGATCGACGAGGCCGGCCTTGAGGGTATGGTATCGAAGCGCCGCGACAGCAAATACCGCAGCGGCCGGTCGACCGCCTGGCTGAAGATCAAAAGCTACATGGTGGAGGAATACGACCTGCTCGGCGTGGAGCGAGAGCCGGGTAAGCCTGCGTTCGCCCTGATGGCTGATCGGACCACCGGGCAGTATGTCGGCTCAGCGTTCATCAACTCCAGCCGGGCAATTCGCGAACGGCTATGGAAGCGCGTCCAGGAGCACTCTGGGCCGGCGCCGAAGGGCATGAAGCGGCCGGCGACGCAATGGGTCAAGCCGGGGCTGATCGGCCGCGTGAAGCACCTGCGCGGCGAGGACGACCTTAGGCATGCCTCGCTGCAGGATTTCAGGGAGGAGACCTGACGCTTCGCGCTTCGCTCCAGAGCGTTTCAGTCTGGCGATATTGACGCGTTGGTCGTTGGAACCCCTGATCTCAGAAGGCCCTTGATCTTTGTTCCGTCGGGGCCAAAGTGTGCCAAACCCAAATCACACTGATACTTTGACGGCACAGGTTCGGGCACATTTAATACTGGTACTGCTAACGACATTTGTCCGTCGTTCCGAGCAATCGTAATCGAACTTACGTCGTCGGGTAGGCCGAGAGATTTGGCAAAAGCCATTGCCTTTTGAACGTCCAGCTCCAAACCGGGACATTTCTCTGCGTACCATAGCGCATAGAACAAATCCCCCTTGTTCAGGGTTGTCGCATTCGAAAAAGTTGCGGCACTCAGCGAGGCTAAAGACGCCACCAAAACGATACGCCAATTCATCGATTGCCGCTCCCCCCCGAGCCAGACGCCCACAATATTACTAAAGTTGCGGCTCGGCCAGAGGGAAGAAATGCTCGTGATTGTGGCATGACCGACAACACGCCTACGTGATTGATCGGAGCGACTCCCTTAGGTTGAAGGCTTCTCTCCAGGTACCGCCGGTCCTGTCATATTCCATTGGATGAATTCAGCCTTCTTTCCAGTAATCTGCACGATCGCCTCAAGAAGCGGTCCATGGACGCTGCGAAGGGCTTGGTAGTGTTCGCTGTGGTACGCCAGGAGCGGCCCGACGATGCTCTTGTGCAGCGCCTCGGCTGCCGCCAGGAAGCGTTCGATTTCAGCCCGGGAAAGTTGTTCGGAAGGTTTGGTTCTGGCCATTTGGCGATCTCCGTTTCGATGGGGTCGCCGCAACGAGGACTATAATCCTACATGCCAAGCCGTCTGACAAGCGCGTCGCTGGCCTTACCCCGAAGGAAGAGGTAGGGCCACGGCGCCAAGCGCAGCCATCAGGACCACCCGCAAAGATGAGCAACGGCAGGCCCGGCGACCTCCTTTGGACACACACACGGGCACGGAAAGAAGGGCGCCGAGCCTTACCCGGCGCTGCTTTGTGTGAGGGAGACGACGCCGGATGATATGAGAGTATGCGATCATGCTGATCTATGCGAACCATGCGAATGAAGGAAAGCCGTTTGGCAGCGGCAAGCCGCCCATAACTCCCAAGCTGAAAAGAGGCACTACGGCTTCGCCGGCAAGGCCAACACCAGAACCGCGAGCCCAGCCATCAGGAGGCACGCGGCCATACCCACCATGTCCTGCTGCCGGTAGCGCCAGACCGCGCTGGCGAGCATCAGGAGGGCGATGGCTGCTTTGTAGAGAGCTACTGCCAAAGCCTATCCAGAGACTGCAGCAGCACTGACAAGCCGGCCGCGACTGCTGCCCAACTCGCCCATTTACCCTGACGGCCTATGTCGGGCATCATGTCGTCAATGCTGTCTCTGATCGGAATCGTGGCCGCTCTGATGCCTAGCCTTGCGGCAACAACGCTCGTGGCAATTGAGAGGTACGGAACCAACATTTATCTTCTCCTTCAGAATTGCAGATCCCGCAACGCACTGCGAGCAACCAACCATGACGCTGCGGAAAATGCCGCGAAGTATGCAGCTCCGACAAAATTTCCGTTTGGAAAATTGAAAAATCGCAACCAGCGGGTTTGCGATCGCAGGGAATGCGATCACCACGCAAAACCAGAGCAAGAGCAACCTGCCAAACATGTCAAAACTCATGCCGGCAGAAACGGCAGATCCGCGCATCGGTCTGGCACCAGTCGGTCGAGAAGCGGCTCAATGATCTCCTAGACCGCGCCATGAGCCTAATAACGGCGCTGGATATGGAGGCCGATTGCGATCTGGAGGAAACGGCAGACGACGAGCCATCTCTGGGCTGGGCGCATAACGGCGGACAGTCATTCCTGTCCGGAACCGCTCCCAACCTGCCGGCCGGCGACACATGCGATCTAGAGCTAGACAGCGCCGACGACGAGGACGGCGCGGACGCGGAGCCATGCCCTGACACCTACGGCGAAACTGTGATGTGGGGCGAGGACCTGAAATGTCAGCTGCTGGTTTCGCTTTAATCCGCGCACGCCAAACTCTAGAAGCTGAGAGTTTGATTCGCCCGCTGCCGCACGAGGGTGGAGGGCTTTTATATTAGCAATGCATAAAATTCGAGAAGGTCCATGGCATGGTTGTTAGCAAACTCACTGCTATCGTGCCACCTAGTGTCGGTGGATGGGTTTGCAATGCGCGGGGCTGGATGGATCAAGGGCTTAAGGGAAGCTGAGGCTCGCGAACTGCGAAGCGATATCGATCGGCTCGAAATAGACTTGATCGCCGCAGCCAATTGTAAGGGTCAATCTAGGCTGCACGATGTCGCGAACACACTGCGATGCAAGAGAGTACGCTTGGAACGCCTGGAAGAGTTTCTCGGTTCAATGACGTCGAAAGGCCGGCCAGCGATATCCGCAACCCCGCCCAATGAAGGCCGGCGGTAAAAGGCGGCTTATAATTTCCGAAAGAGAACCCGCTGCCTCACGGTGGCGGGCATTTTTTATTGCTCAGCCCCTACGTCTCGACGCCGGCTGCGGAACGCAAACGTCGTGATGTCGTCACGGGAAATCCCGATGTCGCTGAGCATGTCGTCTGGTGATTCGCTCAACTCGTCCGTTGCCTTCAACAGCGCCTTCTGCTCGGCTCGATGACGGACCAATCGACAAGGGGACCAACTGCGACAAGAGGAAGATTCACTAGCATAGGAAGGTTCACAAGCATCGGACCACTCCCTTTACCGCTGCAGGAAACGACGTAGCCTACGCCGATACGTCGATGCGTCTGTGACAAACCTCACAGATCCGTACCGGGCAAAAACTGCCCGGCTGCCTGACGGTGGCGGGCTTTTAATGGTTTCTTGGAATCGCCCACATCGCCGCTCCGTTCTGGGCGAATGTCATCACTGCAAGTTCGTTCCGCGCTCGAATCTGGTTCCAGAGGCACATCGTCAACGAGCGATCAACTTCAGTCGCCCGATCCTTCATGTCATTGCCGTCGGATGCTGCGTGAGCGATATCCAAAAGGAACGATCGGATAATCGCCATACTCCAACATAGTCGGATAATTCAGATCCAGCCAAAAATAGAGCCCGTCTAAGTGGGCCTGCACGGAGCTGTTGGCCATTGCTTCAAGAGCCAACTTTCCAAGCTTCACCCTGTTGAAATAGACACTGAAATTTCGGCCGTACGCAGGCGAGTCCTGATGCAAGAGCCGCAGTTCTGAATGGGGCAACTCCTCAATGCGAAAGCCTCCCCATTTGAGCTTCATATTGAATCTGGTGCCAAAGTCGGCTGTCCTCGCAAATGCCTCTCGATCAGTATCCATGATCAGGGACGCAATCGCCCCGATCTCTATGCTGACCGGCTGCTGGTGGTTTGGCTCGATCGGAAAACCCGCTTCGATCTCCTCCTGAATCTCATCGGGAGACGTCGGCTGTTCGTAATCGTGCTTCTTGCCTCGGCCGAACATGCCAATTCCTTCCAGCCTCCTGTCGCGTTCTAGTCGCGCGGACCTGCCAATAGTCGCAGGAAAGGATTGGCACCGCAATTGGCACCGGACGGCGAGGGAAGGGCAGGGACTGGGTAGGACAGCGGGCCGATGGGGGCAAAGAAAAAGCCCGGAAAATCCGGCTATTCGGGACCGCTCAAGACAAGGCGGGATGGTCGTCACCACGTTTCAAGACCGTGCCCAATCCCGATGTTCACGGGAGTTGGAAGCAGATCGTCTGACAACAGTAGCCTTCGCGCGAGCCGACTACCGGGAGCGACCAAGAAATCTCATCAGCTGGGCTCCCGACCACGGCAATTTTCGGCAAAACGGACGGAATCAACACCCAGCGTCCGCCAATGTTCGCAGGCGTATATTCGACGGACATTCGACGTATCGGAAAAAAGGTAGGCTAAGTGCCTGAAATATCTGGTACGCCCAAGGGGAATCGAACCCCTGTTACCGCCGTGAAAGGGCGGTGTCCTAACCGCTAGACGATGGGCGCGCTCAGACGAAGCGGCTTATAATTGCGTTGTTGCCAACCGGCAACCCATCAGCCGCCAGATGCGGAAACTTTTTTCAAGAGGGGCGAAAACGGCCAGTTTGGTGAGCCAGCGCAGGTTTTCTGGCCTCGCGTCGTTGCACATCTTTGGACGAACGCGCCGCGCAGTCGTCATCCTCGCGTCTGCGCTGCGTCGCTGCGCTCCTTGCTTCGCCATAGGATGACGAAGTCGCGGGTGCCTCGGCTAATCTCGAACGTCGCTGATAGCTAATCGGAAAAAACGGCGGGCTGCTAACAGCCCCTCGGCCCGTTTGCCGAATGGGGATGCTACCCCCGCCGGCGGCAGCGCCAATTCCAGTCGCGCTCGGGGCCGACGTCGACGTGAACGGATTCGGTATGGCAGTAGGTGCCGACGCCGCCGCGGCCGGGCATGGTTCGGATGTAGCTCGCCAGTTCCCATTTGGAGACGCCGGGAACCTGGATGTCGGCGGCGGCGCAATACATGTGCAGCGAATTCTTGGCGCCGTTGGCGCGCCGGTTGCGGGCCGGGTCGCGGTAGCCTGATGTGACCATCATCTTGCGGCCGTAATGGCCTTCGATGGTCTTCAGCACACGCACCAGCGACGGCTTCAGGCAGGCGACGTCGACGCTCTCGTTTTGCTTCAACAGGCCATTGGGCGCCAGCCGGGCGAGGCCGGCGGCGGAGGCCACCTGATAGGCGCCGCCCGAACCCTCGTCCTCGTTCAGGTCGACGTCGCTTTCGTCGTCGAGGCCGGATTTGCGCTTGATCTCGAACAGCGCCGTCTGGCGCACGCCGGGCAAGGCATCGCTGCCGGTGATGTGGTTGCTCTCGTTGCCAAGCGAGGCAAGCTGCAAGGGCTTGTCGGCGGAATTGGCTGACGCTAGCGTGATGATCGGCTTTGCCGGGACGGCCTTCTGGGAAGCAACCGCAGGCTGTTCGCCCGAGCGCGAGTTGACCAGCGGAGCAGGTGCCGCGGAGGCTGGCGTGGTGCTGAACAGTGAGGCCAGGAAGCCCTTCTTCGGCGTGTCGATCTGCTGGGGCGCGGCGGTCACGTAGACCTCGTTGGTCGCGGGTGCCGCTGCCGTCGCTTTCGGTGCGGTCACGCCGGCATCGGCGGCGGCGATCTTCTGCGCCACGGCGTCCGTTGCGGCCGCGGTCTGTGCTGACTGCTGCAGCGACTGCGGCGTCTGGCCGACAATGGTTTCGGAGCCGGCGGGAACATTGACCGGGAAGCCGGTGCCGGGCTTGGCCACCGGCACATAGGCGACCTGCTCGGGCAGTGTCGCATCGCCCGCTGCCGTCATCATCATCTGCGGCCCGGTGGATGTGACCTGCACGGTCGAATCGCCCGGCGCCGCAGGGCTGGCGCCGGAAGCCGCGGAGATGTCAGAAGCGGTCGCGTTGTAGCCAGGCATGCCGACGGACATTGTGGGGTCGCCAGCGGAGGTGCAGGACGCCAGAAGCACGGAGAAAAGCGCTGCCGCTATAGTGCGACCTTCTCTCCCCGCGAGACGCGATCCTACTGATTTCAAAACTAAATTCCCCCTCGGTGTCCGGTCGGCCTGCTATTGGTGCGGCGTCGAAACGTTCACATCCAATAACCTTGTGTTCCCAAACCGGAAACGAGACTTGTGTCAATTCTGCAAGCCTCTGAATTATTTGCTCGTTGGAGGCCAATTGAGGCTTCTTGAAGGTTGACGATACCATTTCGCCCCGTTTTGCCGGCTCGTCAACTCACCAGACATTACATTCCGTTACACACAGGCACCTGCAAAAGGTGCCGGCCGTTACACACGCACCTTCACATAGGTGCCGGGGGCATCACCCAGGGTTTTCATGTGCTTGCCCGGTTTGCGGGCCGGAACGAGGGTGTCGTCCTGGGTCTCGATCCAGTGCTGCCAATGCGTCCACCAGGAGCCGGGATGCTCCACCGCGGAGGCGAGCCACTGGTCAAAATCGCCTGTCGGTTTGCCGCCGGTCCAGTACTGGTATTTCTTGGCTGCCGGCGGGTTGACGACACCGGCAATGTGGCCGGAACCAGCCATCACAAACTCGACCTCACCGCCGAAATATTGCGAGCCGAGAAACACGGAAAGGGCCGGCGCGATGTGATCTTCCTTCGACGCCAGGTTGTAAACCGGGATGGTGACGTCGGCCAGCGACAAAGTGCGGCCGGCGAGTTCCATCACGCCACGCGTCAGATTGTTCTCGAGATAACAGTTGCGCAGGTAGAAGGAGTGGTTGGCGGCCGCCATGCGGGTGGAATCGGCGTTCCAGTAGAGCAGGTCGAAGGGAAGGGGATCCTTGCCGCGCATGTAATTGTTGATGACATAAGGCCAGATCAGGTCGCCCGAGCGCAGCATGTTGAAGGCGGTCGCCATCTTGGTGCCGTCGAGGTAGCCCTTTTCGTTCATCGATTTCTCGACCGCTGCCACCTGGTCCTCGTCGACGAAGACTTTCAGGTCGCCGGCATGGGTGAAGTCGACCTGCGTGGTGAAGAAGGTCGCCGATTTGATGCGGTTGTCGCCTTCCTGTGCCAGCAGTGCGAGTGCGGCCGCCAGCAGCGTGCCGCCGACGCAATAGCCGATGGCGTTGACCTCTTTCTCGCCGGTCGCCTTCTCGATCGTGTCGAGGCCGTATTGCAGGCCTTCCCGTATGTAAGCTTCCCAGCCCTTGGCGCCGTGCCGCTCGTCGGGATTGATCCAGGAGATGACGAACACGGTATGGCCTTGCTCGATCGCCCAGCGGATGAAGGACTTTTGCGGGTTGAGATCGAGGATGTAGAACTTGTTGATCCAGGGCGGGCAGATCAGCAGCGGGCGCTTGAGCACCGTCTCCGTCGTCGGATCGTACTGGATGATTTCGGCGACATCGCTGCGCCCGACCACCTTGCCGGGAGATGTCGCGACGTTCTTGCCGATCTCGAAGGGCGAATAGTCAGCTTGTCTCAGCTTCAGGTCGCCCTTGCCGGCGGCGATGTCTTCGGCCAGCATCTTCATGCCGCGCACCAGGTTTTCGCCATTCGAGGCAACGGTTTCTCGAAACAG
This region of Mesorhizobium sp. C432A genomic DNA includes:
- a CDS encoding CsbD family protein gives rise to the protein MDWNRVEGNWKQFKGKVKEQWGKLTDDDLDRIAGNRDQLEGTIQERYGIEKDRVRRDVDDWYGRQDS
- a CDS encoding ATP-dependent DNA ligase, producing the protein MRLKFIEPLMPTLVEKPPEGDGWTHEVKFDGYRSQMIIEEDGTRIYTRRGLDWTTKYRDIVAASAELGAESAIIDGEIVVLNDAGLSDFAALRKAITRRQHDLYFVAFDLLHLNGHDLRDMGLQERREILESMIPANIRIQFSQPLPGDAKAIFHLIDEAGLEGMVSKRRDSKYRSGRSTAWLKIKSYMVEEYDLLGVEREPGKPAFALMADRTTGQYVGSAFINSSRAIRERLWKRVQEHSGPAPKGMKRPATQWVKPGLIGRVKHLRGEDDLRHASLQDFREET
- the phaC gene encoding class I poly(R)-hydroxyalkanoic acid synthase; this translates as MSKTPDSSKAEDDQSSTVEQYLVKDPERFALNMARMVEQAGKAASAWAEPREKGEVRDHVAEPVVDMVKTFSKLSEYWLADPQRALEAQTRLFAGYMTVWGNAIQKVSPNAEAPEDAVKPERGDKRFQDPEWGRNAFFDFLKQAYLVTSRWAADLVEHAEGLDDHTRHKASFYVKQVSNAISPSNFILTNPELFRETVASNGENLVRGMKMLAEDIAAGKGDLKLRQADYSPFEIGKNVATSPGKVVGRSDVAEIIQYDPTTETVLKRPLLICPPWINKFYILDLNPQKSFIRWAIEQGHTVFVISWINPDERHGAKGWEAYIREGLQYGLDTIEKATGEKEVNAIGYCVGGTLLAAALALLAQEGDNRIKSATFFTTQVDFTHAGDLKVFVDEDQVAAVEKSMNEKGYLDGTKMATAFNMLRSGDLIWPYVINNYMRGKDPLPFDLLYWNADSTRMAAANHSFYLRNCYLENNLTRGVMELAGRTLSLADVTIPVYNLASKEDHIAPALSVFLGSQYFGGEVEFVMAGSGHIAGVVNPPAAKKYQYWTGGKPTGDFDQWLASAVEHPGSWWTHWQHWIETQDDTLVPARKPGKHMKTLGDAPGTYVKVRV
- a CDS encoding YcbK family protein, with the translated sequence MSVGMPGYNATASDISAASGASPAAPGDSTVQVTSTGPQMMMTAAGDATLPEQVAYVPVAKPGTGFPVNVPAGSETIVGQTPQSLQQSAQTAAATDAVAQKIAAADAGVTAPKATAAAPATNEVYVTAAPQQIDTPKKGFLASLFSTTPASAAPAPLVNSRSGEQPAVASQKAVPAKPIITLASANSADKPLQLASLGNESNHITGSDALPGVRQTALFEIKRKSGLDDESDVDLNEDEGSGGAYQVASAAGLARLAPNGLLKQNESVDVACLKPSLVRVLKTIEGHYGRKMMVTSGYRDPARNRRANGAKNSLHMYCAAADIQVPGVSKWELASYIRTMPGRGGVGTYCHTESVHVDVGPERDWNWRCRRRG
- a CDS encoding winged helix-turn-helix domain-containing protein, whose amino-acid sequence is MQGTRIAFGPFVLDPDIGTLLKEQIPIVVGHRGLTLLAALTARPGEILTKAELMDAAWPGTSVEEGNLTVQIATLRKALGPADNGGEWIATVPRVGYRFTGTVEPVASASRRPIPGSGKPSIAVLPFANLSGDQDQQYLSDGITEDIITELARFRSLLVIARNSSFQFRYPALDIAEVHRKLGVRYLVEGSIRKLGDRIRITTQLIDATTGTHLWAQRYDRALDDIFALQDEVAALIASMVEGQAEADSTSRTRRKPPADWDAYDCYLQGRAQFYRYELDMAEPLFVRCVELDATFAQGHAFLAQALVGRFWYDNDPRTLQNAWDSARTALALDRSDGVCHQSMGLVLTHMRQHSDAGVHFEQARSLNPLDVNIAGDYASWLNYGGRAESALNVLESALLRDPLPPIWFWEVKGSSLFLLRRYSEAVGSYQKAGDQFFIHAFLAAAYAHLGETQKARAEVQEALMRKHDLTIRLISRLPFAHQVDLELFTSGFRKAGFPA
- a CDS encoding helix-turn-helix transcriptional regulator; its protein translation is MDSRTVPSANQSKAARALLNWSRVRLAAKANLSEIVISDLENGYRKPRPHNINALAPALLRSVLRFAISDQRRRPMRSRVSHSGHSRAAASAPIAIF
- a CDS encoding thermonuclease family protein, whose product is MDKYRYDNRSDRWRKRTGAKHSRAHRWANVPRRLILVTAVAAGALVAQTAIQHSESLPEINASNWFGSKPAPIAGVASVIDGDTIEIHGQRIRFNGIDAPESKQYCDDAEGFEYACGRHAAQALEEFLAASRPLHCSFVNRDRYGRLVGDCDRADGRNVQSWLVERGLALDWPRYSHGAYARQQAKAQAAKVGLWAGAFQAPWDWRAEHANGTTRPSAKQPLGIIRNGQVAQSYSCQPRRTCLQISSCNEANWYLANCSWGGKLDRDKDGIPCESLC